The Acidobacteriota bacterium sequence TAGTGACGGGGCAATTCGCTTCTTTAGTCATCGTGACTCGGCTCCGTGCACCTCTATGCGCGTTGATCATTGCCATTTCAACTCGCTTTATCAGGGTAAGATAATCTGGGTCAACGGGTGGGTATATGGCGTTGCGGATCATAACGTGTTCGATTTCAGCCGCGGTACTTATCCATTTCTTATCATGCATGACACCTGGGGAGGGGCTTCCCAAACGAACGGCAATGGATCGTGGGCTGATTATCCGTGGTATGGAACCGGGAAATTCTTTTTCATTGAAGACAACACGGTCAGGAGCGACACACGCATGCCAAGTTATTTTATTGATACATCTTACGGCGGACGATGGGTGGCTCGCCATAACTACTTGAAAAATAGCATTCCGTCAGGCCACGGAACTGAAGGCGGTGCAGCCCGCGGCCAGCGTGTCAGTGAATTTTATGACAATACGATCAACATGACTGTTCCAGGGGCCCCAAGCGGGCAGCGATCTGGTACAAGTCTGTGGCATGATAATTTGTTCATCGGCGTGGATTCGCCCCGCAAGAGCCATTGCAACCTGCCGAACTTTCGTGAAACGCCCGCACGCCCTCATCCGGTTTGGGGGATGGCGGACGGAACCAGCGTATGGGATCAAAATGATACAGAAGGAAATGGCACATACGTTGAAGGGCGCCCGCCATATCTTTTCGATAGCGGGACAGACACCAGCTCCATCGACTCGAAAGGTGTGATCCATGATTCGACGAAATCATGGACACCAAATCAGTGGGTCGGCTACAGCATTAAGAACGCGAATCCGGCATCTGCATCTTATGGGCTTGGTTCGTTCATCATTTCCAACACATCGAACACGATCACCTATTTCTATTATTCTGCTCCTGATGGCGGCCATTTGATCTTCAATCGTGGAGACGCTTATGAAATCCATCGTGTTTTGACGATGATGGACCAAAACGGGAGGGGAAAGGGCGATCAGGTAGCGGGCCAACAGAAACCCGTCAATACTAAGGCTGCGAAACCTTGGTGGACGCATGAGGCATTGGAACCTTGCTATTCGTGGAACAACATTCATTCACCAAGTAATCATGTGTACGGTCTTCACGTGCACCCGGCTCAGCCCACCACTAAGCTTGGGCTGGATTACTTCAATCTAGGCGCCGACTTCGCATGGGACACCACTCCATCGGAAGTTTCAGCGCGATACAAGGCAGCCCTGAACGGCGTCGATTATGTTGGTCCATTTGTCTATCCGCATCCTTTGGTAAGCGGCGGCGGAAGCCCGACTCCAACTCCGAGCGCTACACGGGCTTTCCCAGGGCATCTCACGAAGAAGCAAAGAAACGCAAAAAGAGTAACAAATACGAACGAAGCCTGGATACGCCGATCACTCAGACGCGATCGAGAGTGAACATCTCACATGCTGTTGTTCGTTTTTGAATTACGGTTTTTGGTTGTCTATTGTTCAGGATGTCGCCAGTGCCGGCTCCCAGCCTGCCCTCCTATTCGTTGCGCTACCGGGTTGAAGGTAGCGACACACGCCGGCATCTGGCAGGCATTCGTGACAATCACGTTACTGGGCCTGCATGGAATCGGCTTTTTTGGGGAGTTGTCGGCAGAATCGGTGGGAAAGAGAAAACTCTCGATGAAGAGCCGTCATAAGGAACCCCTTTTTCATCGCATATGATGAGGCCCGAACTGACAATCCTCATGCCCTGTCTTAACGAGGCGCGGACTCTGACTGGTTGTATCGCTAAGGCGCAGCGATTTCTTGAGCAGTACGGAATCAGCGGAGAAGTGCTCGTAGCGGACAACGGGAGCACCGATGGATCAATCGAGCTGGCGACGGGGTTGAATGCGCGTGTTATTGCGGTGCCGGTCCGTGGTTACGGGGC is a genomic window containing:
- a CDS encoding dolichol-P-glucose synthetase, which produces MMRPELTILMPCLNEARTLTGCIAKAQRFLEQYGISGEVLVADNGSTDGSIELATGLNARVIAVPVRGYGAALSAGIAAAKGEYVIMGDSDESYDFSALAPFVAKLREGYDLVMGNRYRGGISPGAMPP